The following is a genomic window from Desulfobulbaceae bacterium.
CGGTGGCCTTGTGGTTTATCTTTCTCTGGTTTTCAAATAGACTGATACGAAAACCTCTCACCGAGTTAGCCACGGCAACCCAAAAAATTAGTCTGGATAACCTCTCTTCAGCTAAAGTTGATATCGGGTCGTCTGCGCGTGATGAGTTAAAGGTTGTCGAAGAGTCTTTTAATCAGATGATTGACACCTTGTGTCTCGCACTGGTTGAACGGGAAAAAAATGAAGAAGAGAAACTACAGCTGGAAGAACAACTGCGGCAGGCTTATAAAATGGAGGCGATGGGTACGCTGGCCGGCGGCATAGCTCATGACTTTAATAATATCCTCTTTGCAATAATTGGGTTTTCAAATTTGGCCATTGATCAGATCCCCAAAGACAATCCTGCCCGAGAGATGCTGGAGAAAGTTTTGCAGGGTGGTTACCGTGCCCGCGATCTGGTGAAACAGATTCTCGCTTTCAGCCGTAAATCTAAGCAGGATAGGGTTCCTATGCAGATCTCTGTGATGATTAAGGAGGCATTAAAGCTTCTTCGGGCTACGCTTCCAACTACCATTGAGATTCAACGGAAAATCGATACAGATTGTGGTGTTATCCTGGCAGACCCGACCCAGATTCATCAAATAATTATGAACCTGTGTACGAACGCCAAGCATGCGATGGATGAAAAAAACGGGTGGAGTTGAAAAATGTCACTCTTAAAAAGGAAGATTTGCTTGCTGAGCCCTCCATGAACCCAGGTGAGTATCTTATGCTTTCGGTAAAAGATACGGGTGAAGGGATTAAGCCTGAGGTCTTGCCGCATATTTTCGATCCCTATTTTACGACTAAAGATATAGATAAAGGCTCGGGTATGGGACTTGCCGTTGTGCATGGGATAGTGCGGAGTCATGAAGGGATGATTGAGGTTGAGAGCACTCCGGGGGTTGGCTCGGAGTTTCGAGTTTATTTCCCGGTTGTTCAGGCGGATTCGTCACAAAGAACGCAAATCATCCCCCC
Proteins encoded in this region:
- a CDS encoding HAMP domain-containing protein codes for the protein IQKTFENVLAAELWHLDTEALVSTLAGMLEIPTIVGVTIVSTDGENIAAGGIVDRAGESGDVGLQVNLLGLKSDAVTIPHEKKYKFSLFQHSFPIFYTYESETKRLGEVTLFSNTTVIFQRVKLQFFLLVFNAVIKTVALWFIFLWFSNRLIRKPLTELATATQKISLDNLSSAKVDIGSSARDELKVVEESFNQMIDTLCLALVEREKNEEEKLQLEEQLRQAYKMEAMGTLAGGIAHDFNNILFAIIGFSNLAIDQIPKDNPAREMLEKVLQGGYRARDLVKQILAFSRKSKQDRVPMQISVMIKEALKLLRATLPTTIEIQRKIDTDCGVILADPTQIHQIIMNLCTNAKHAMDEKNGWS